The Longimicrobium sp. genome segment ACTGCTTCTGGTCCCTCTGCCAGACCTGCGGCATCTACTGCTGAACGGAGATGGAAAGTCCGGCAGGCGGGCCTCGCACCACGCGAAGCCCGCCCGCCGCTATTTCACGCACTCACGTGCGAGCCTCGCCCGGCGCGCGGAGATTCGCGTCCGGCGATCCGGCAGAATCGGACCGGTCGTGATCCGCAAATGAAAACGGACGGGCCTCGCACAGTGCGACGCCCGCCCGCCACCGTCGTCTCAGCACTCAGCACTTCTCACCGCGACGAGCACCCGTGCCGCCGGTCCCACCGGTCCTCGGTGCGGTCGCGGACGTCCTCGTGGCGGTCGCGCCGGTTCTCGCGCCGGTCGATGCGGTTCTCGCGGCGGTCGGCCCTGTTCTCCAGCCGGTCGCCAACGCCGCCGTGGTGGCGCCGGTCCCAGCGGTTCTCCCGGCGATCCCGCCGGTCCTCCGCGCGGTCGCGCACGTCCTCGCGGCGATCGCGGCGGTCCTCCCGCCGGTCGCGCACGCCCTCGGCGCGGTCGCGGATACACTGCCGTACCGCGTGCTCGTGGCGGAGGTTCGCGCGGCCGCTCTGCGCGTGGAGCGCCGCGGGCGCGGCGGCGAGCGCCAGGGCGATGACGAGAGCCTTCATGACAGCCTCCGTGGCTTGATGGGTTCCGCGGCCCGCACCGCGGAGCCGCTCCACCAAGCCATACAGGCGCGCAGCGCCGGGCGTTGGGATAGGGGTCATACTGATCTTTTCCAGACACATATTGACGACAGCGGGCAGGCCCGGTATCCTCCGGGGCGCCGGCCCGAAACCCGGCCCGGTGAACGACTCACCCACTCCCTTTGGAGGATGCATGGCCAAGCTGACGCTGGACGTAAACGCGCTGGCGGTGGAGACGTTCGCGACCGATCGGGGCGCCGCGAAGGGTTCGGGCACCGTGATGGGGCACCAGGGCGCCTTTCTGTTGGATTCCTTCGGGCTCTATTGCTCCACCAACTACACCTGCCCGGTCACGCGCTGACCATCGCGGTACGTCCGCCACGCCGAACGGGGCCGCGCGACGCATCGCGCGGCCCTGTGCCGTTCACCCCAAGGGTGGCAGATCAGTCGCCGCAGACGGCCCGGCTCCAGCGGCGGGAGCCGGAGCAAGCGCCTGATATGACATGACAGCCGTCTCCGAGGTTCGCGCCCTCCGAAGGGATCAGGGCGACGCCGCGCGCTCGGCGGCCAGGCGGCGGTCCAGCCGCTTCCGTCCCGCGCCGGAGATGAAGCCGTGCACGGTCATCGCCGGCCCCGTCATCATGTACGTCACCCCGCCCCACTGCGCGCCCAGCCACACCGACACGAGCATCGAGGTGATGCCGATGGCCACGTTCAGCAGCGTCTCGCGGATGTTGTCGCGCGTCTCGTAGCGCTCCACCTCGTCCAGCTCCAGCGCGTCGCGCCGGCGGTAGGCGTGGCCGTACATCAGCGCGAAGAGGAGGAACACGGCCACGTAACCCGCGCCGAACACCAGCATCATCGACGCGCCCTGCCCGCGCGCGGTGAAGACCTCCACCACGCGCCCGTCCGGCAGCCGCGCCACGCTTCCCAGTCCCATGAGCTGCCCCACCACCAGGCCGAACACGAACTTCAGGGGATAGACGAAGAAGACGATCACGAACAGCAGCAGCGCGTTCAGCAGGATGGTGACGCCGTCCTCCAGCCCGAAGCGGCGGAACCAGCGGTACTGGTGGAGCCAGACCAGGAAGAGGAGCGCGAAGCACGCGGCGAAGGTGCCGAAGCCGCGCATGGTGTCCATCAGCTGCGCGTAGGTGCGCGGCGCCTCGAGCGACACCACCAGCAGGGTGATGGCGAAGCCGAACACGGCGTCGCTGAGCGCCTCCAGCCGCGACACCTCGGTGCCGCGCCAGCGGAAGCCGTTCCTCTCCACCTTCCCCACCGGCACGTGGCGGCGACCGATCATCCTTCCCTCGCAGGCGCCAAGTGAACGGATCTCATTCGCGTAAGAACGGCCGATCCGTATCTCCCGATTGGCATCATCTCTTCATCGAGAAGAAGGAAAATCTGCGTGATCATTGGCGTTTTCAGCACAGGCGCAAATTGTCCAACGCGCACGTTGCGCCGTCTCGCGAAGTGGATTATTGTTGACCGTAAACGTGTAACAGAGGCGGGTCCGCACCGCCCGTGCAGACGGCGCGGCCGCGAACACTCATGCACGGGAGGCGGCGCATGCGCAAGAAGCTCACGCTGGACCCCGAACGGCTCACGGTGAGCTCGTTCGACACCGGGCGGGGCGACGAGGCGCCCCGCGGCACCGTGCAGGCGCAGGCGGCGTGTACCTGCTGGCGCACCTGCGTCTGTCCCAGCGCCATCTACTGGTGCGCGGACATCGCGGAGACGGTGTATTCGTGCGACTACACGCACAACGCCAGCTGCTTGACGACGTCGTGACACGGCGAGAGGGGTGCGGGCCCGGACGGGCCCGCACCCCTTCGCACGTTCCGGAGGTGGACCGATGAGGAAGAAGCTGAGCCTGGACGTGGACGCGCTCTCCGTGGCCTCCTTCCCGACGGCGGAGGCCGGGCCCGCGCGCGGCACGGTGCACGGGGCGGTGGACGACTGCACCTGCAAGGCCTCGTGCGCCTGCCCCAGCGCGTACTTCTACTGCAACACCAACCCGGTCAACACCATCTACTCGTGCCACTACACCCAGAACGCGAGCTGCTACTACACGCAGACCTGCCCCACGGCCTGAAAGGAGACGCGGCGATGAAGCGCAAGCTGACGCTGGAGCTGGACGGACTCTCGGTCGACTCCTGGTCGACCACCGACAACGCCGCGGACGCGCGCGGCACGGTGCAGGCGCGCGAAGACTCGGACGCGCCGCAGTACTTCGACTGCACCTGCGCCAAGACCTGCGTGTGCCCCAGCGCCTACTACTGGTGCGGCGACGGCTACCAGACGCTGTACTCGTGCACCTACACCAACAACGAGAGCTGCGTCTACACCAGGGCCTGCCCGGTCACGAGCTGACGGCGGCCGGCACCGTCACCCCATCTCCACCCGCAAGGAGGCAGCGTGCGCAAGAAGCTGAAGCTGGAATCGCTCGACGTCGACTCGTTTCCCACCACCGGCGTCCGCGCGAAGGAACGCGGGACGGTGCGCGGCGCGGGCGACGACTGCACTTGCGTGGACAGCTGCCCGTGCCCCACCAACGCGTACTACTGCGCCACGGTGATGGCCACGGTGATCTCGTGCGCGTACACGGAGAACGCGAGCTGCGCGTACGACACCCAGGACGAGAGCTGCGGATGCAGCTGGGTCGGCTGCCCGTCGTACCCTGTCTGCATGGAAACCGAGGAGTGCTGACGAACCCGGGAGAGGGAGAAAACGAGATGAGAGCGAAGAAGAAGCTGGACCTGGACGCGCTGGCGGTGGACAGCTTCGACACCAGCAGCGCCGCGAAGGGCGAGGGCACCGTGCACGCGCACGAGGTGGATCCCCAGCCCACGCCGCCGGAGTACGCGCCCTGCACCTGCTTCTACAGCTGCCTGTGCAAGACGGCGTACTACCACTGCGGCACCGGGCCGTACACCATCTACTCGTGCGACTACACGTACAACGGAAGCTGCCCGGTCACCTGGTAGGACGGCCGCGGACGGGAGGGGCGCATCGCCGCCCCACCCGTCTTCCTTTCCGGTACGCAGGGAGATGGGAGGAGACGATGCGGAGGAAGAAGCTGGAGCTCGACACGCTCTCCGTCGACAGCTTCCCCACGGCGGCGGACGACGGCGGGCGGGGGACCGTGCGCGCGCACCTGGACGAGTACGCGGCGGCCAGGGGATGCACCTGCCGGGGGACGTGCCTGTGCCCCACCGCGTACTACAACTGCGGCACCGGCCCGTTCACTATCTACTCGTGCGACTACACGGCCAACAACAGCTGCACGGTGTAGCCGTCTGCACCCGACGAGGAGTGACGCGATGAAGAAGCTCAGGCTGGACCCCGGCTCGCTGCGCGTGCAGGGCTTCCCCACCGGCCGCGCGGACGGGGACCGTGGGACCGTGGCCGGCCGCGCGCCGTGCACGTCCGTGGCCACGTGCCCGTGCGACACGGGGCGCTGGGCGTGCGAGCCGCGCGATACCAACTACTCGTGCGACTACACGTGGGCGGGCGACACCTGTGACTCCTTCCCCACCGAGGTGAGTCCCACCTGCATGTGCGCGTAGGTCCGTGAACCCACGCCAACCGGAGGGAAGGATGGAGAAGAAGACGCTGAAGCTCGACGCGCTGGCGGTCAGCTCTTTCGAGACCGCCGATGCCGCGCCCGACCTCGGGACGGTGGAGGCGCGGGAGGCCGACTGCACCGCACCGGCCACCTGCAAGTGCCCCACCTCGCTGTGGGCGTGCGGCACCATCGCCGCCACGCGCTACTCGTGCCCGCGGACCTTCGACTGCTGACGAAAGGAGGCCGCGATGAAGAAGAAGCTCGACCTCTCGCTCGAGCGGCTGGCGGTGGACTCGTTCGCCGCCGGCGGCGCCGAGCGCCGCGATGCGGGGACGGTGCACGCGGCCGAGCGCCCGTGCACCTCGTGGAACACCTGCCAGTGCCCCACCTCGGCGTACGTGTGCTCCACACGCCCGGCGACCGCGATCTCCTGCCCGCAGACGTCGCTCTGCTGAGGGGAGAAGAAACAGAAAAGTCTCACGCAGAGTCAGCAGGGTCAGCAGAGAGAACAGCTCAGTTCTCTGCTGACCCTGCTGACTCTGCGTGAGATAAATCTTTTTCTGGATTCAGGTCACCCCGCGTCGGCGCCGACCAGCGCCTCGATCTCCTCCGGGGCGACGGGGACGCCGCGGGTCAGGACCTCGTGCCCGTCCTCCGTCACCAGCACGTCGTCCTCGATGCGCACGCCGATGCCGCGCAGCTCCGCCGGCGCGCCCTCCGCGTCGGCGGGGATGTAGATGCCGGGCTCGATGGTGAAGATCATCCCCGGGCGCAGCGGCAGCCAGTCGCCGCCGCGGGCGCGGTAGTCGCCGGCGTCGTGCACGTCCAGCCCCAGCCAGTGGCTGGTCTGGTGCATGTAGTAGCGCTTGAACTCCTCCCCGTCGATCAGCTCCTGCGGATCTCCCTGCAGCAGGCCGAGCTCCACCATCTCCTCCGCCAGCCGCAGCCGCGTTGCGTCGTGGATCTCGGCGATCGTCACCCCCGGCCGCACCATCGCGATCGCCGCCTCCTCGGCGCGCAGGACGGCCTCGTACACCCGCCGCTGCGGCGCGGTGAAGCGGCCGGAGACGGGGAAGGTGCGGGTGATGTCGCCGCAGTACATCCCCCACTCGGCGCCGGCGTCGATCAGCACCAGCTCGCCCTCTTCCGCGCGGCGCTGGTTGAGCACGTAGTGCAGGATGGTGGCGTTCGCGCCCGCGCCGACGATGGAGGGGTACGCCGGCCCCGCGTCGGGCCCCGCGGCGCGGAAGGTGGAGTCGACCACGTTGGCCAGCTCCCACTCTCCGATCCCCGGGCGTACCGCGCGCATCGCGCGGACGTGCGCCTGCGCGGAGAGCTGGCAGGCGCGGCGGACGAGATCGGCCTCCGCCGGCTCCTTCACCACGCGCATCGGGTCCAGGATCCCCGCGGGGTCCATCACGTCCGACGGGCCCTTCCCGGTGCGCGCGCGGCGCAGCCGCCACTCGCGGATCCAGGGAACGAGCCGCCGGTCCATCTCCTCGTCGCTCCCCAGCGCGTACCAGATGGCGCCGGCCGCCTCCAGCAGCGGCTTGAGGCGCGTCTCCAGCTCCTCCAGCGGGTACGCCGCGTCCGCGCCGAAGCGCTCCTTCGCCCCCTCGACGCCGGCGCGCGGGCCGTTCCAGGTCTCGCGCTCGCGGTCGCGCGGGCGCACGAACAGGGTGAAGCGGTGCTCGGGGTCGTGCGGCGTGAGCACCGCCACGCCGGGCTCGCGGAAGCCGGTCAGGTAGAAGAAGTCGCTGTCCTGGCGGTACAGCACCTCGGTGTCGCGCGACTTGATCAGCTCGGGCGCCGAGCAGAGCACGGCCACGCCGCCGCCCAGCGCCTCCAGGAAGCGCTCGCGCCGGCGGCCGTGCGGGTCGTCGGGAAAGGGGAGCGGCGCGTCGGTGCCGGCGATCTCGTGCAGGGTCGTGGCCATCGTCATCTACGACTGCTTCGGGGGATTCAGAGCACTTCGCGGAGCGCCGCCTGCACGCGCGGCGCCAGGTCGGCCCACGCCGCACCCGCCTCCTTCGTCACCGTGACGAAGTCCGCCACCACGAAGAGGGAGGCCACGCCCGGCTCGGCAAAGAGCCGCTCGGCCAGCGCGTCGCCCGCCGCCGCGTCGGGCGAGGCGAAGGTCACCCCGCGCCGCCCCTCCACCAGCGTGCGGCCGACGGTGAACTTCCCCGCGTTGGGGTTGGGCGTCTCCTGGAAGCGCACCTTCGGCTTCGGCACGGCGGCTCGGGCGGTCGGGCGTGAGGTTCGGGCCGTCGCGCGGCCGGGGCGTGAAGTCTATCCGGCCGCGCCGCGGCGGCGCAACGGCCCGTACCCCGCCGCCGCGGGCGCGGTTTCCCGCCGGGACAAAGATCCCATCCGCTTCGGGAAAAATGTGAACAGATGGAATCTTGCGGGGGCGCGAAAGATGCGTCACCCTTCACGCATCGCCCACCATGACCGACAGCGCCGCGCTCCGCCGCCCCGCTCGCCCGTGCGAGCCCCGGCGCGGAGGAAATGGCGCCGCCGCGAACGCCGCCCGTGCCGCGCGGACCTCGTCTCCACCCGTCGAGAGAGCGTCCGGATCGGTGCCGCCGGGGCGCGTCCGCGGCGCGGCGGGAGCCCTGCATCGGGAGGGGATCTGATGCGGATGCGGAGCGGGACGCACGAAGATTCGCGGGACGCGCGGAAGCTCGTCCGCGTCCCCACCTGCGCGTGTATCCCCGCCTGCGGCTGTCCGGCCGCGCGTGGAGCGACGACCGTCCCCTGACCGGGCGCCGGTGCCGACGATGGCACCGGCGCCCGCGTCCGTTTCCGCGGGCACCGCGCCCGCGCTCACGCCATCCGCGTGGAGGATCGTGATGAAGAAGCTGCACCTCGATGCCGACGCGATCTCCGTCACCTCGTTCCCCACGGCCTCGATGCCGCACGCCTCGCCGGGGACGGTGGCGGGGCATGCGGCCACGTCGTTCGGCCAGGCCAGCTGCGGGATCACCTGCAACACGTCGTGCGGCGGGGGCGGATTCTGCACCTGCCACCCGGCGTAATCTCCATCAACCCTCGAAAACGGGAGGACGCGAAGATGCCGAAGCTCAGGATGGACGTGGAGACCCTGTCGGTGGAGTCGTTCCCCGTGGCCCCCGAGGCGCCCGCGTTCGGCGGCACGGTCGACGCCGCGGAGGCGATGGCCACGCGCGAGCTGTACTGCACCCGGGGCGACACCTGCCGCACCAGCTGCGGCCGCGTGGGCGACTGCACCTGCCCGATCCCCGCGTGACGGGGCGGGCATCCACCTGTGAGGAGGACGCCATGAACAAGATCCGGCTGAGCCTGGACCGCCTGGCGGTGGAGAGCTTCACCACCGGCAAGCAGGCGGAGGAGGCATCGGGAACGGTGCACGCGGCCTTCGCGCCCACCAGCACCGGCGGCAACTGCGCCACCTGCAGGGGCGCCACCTGCTTCACCTCGTGCGCGGGCGCCGCCGGCGACGTGGCCTGCACCTGCCCGATCCAGCCATGAGAAAACTGAGGCTGGACGTCGACTCGCTCGCCGTGGAGTCGTTCGCCACGGTGGTTGCCGCGGATGCGCCGGGTACCGTGCGCGGCGCGGAGATCATCACGCAGACGTGCTCGCCGGGGCCCACCTGCCATCCCTCGTGCGAGGAGTCCGACACCTGCGCCACCTCGTGCGCCGGCGGACCGTACTGCGACTGCCTGCCGTCGGGATGCCCGAAGGCGAGCGTCTGCTGCATCGACGCGTGAAACCGGGAGGAGAAAGGACGATGCCGAAGAAGACGCTGGATCCCGAGGCCCTGGCCATCGAGACCTTCGCCACCACGCCGAGGATGGACGTGGCCGCGGTCGTGGAGCACGCCAGGGCCAGCGGCGCGACCTCGTGCGTGAACCGGCCGCCGTACTGCACCTGCTGAGCGGATGTTCACTTACGACCGGAGGACGGAGATGCGCAAGCTGTTGCTGGACGTGGCCGGGCTGGCGGTGGAGTCGTTCCCCACCGCCGGCGCGAACGAGGCGCTGAAGGGCACCGTGGACGCGGCCGAGTTCACGGTGAAAACCGCCCAGTGCGGCAGCTGCGGCGGAGAGACCTGCGCCGGAGTGAGCTGCTTCACCTCGTGCATCCCCGGCGGCCCGGGATGCACCTGCCCGGTGAACTGAGCCATGAAGAAGCTGAGACTGGACGTCGACTCGCTCGGCGTGGAGTCGTTCGCCACCGCGCCGGCGGCCTCGGCGCCGGGGACCGTGCGTGGCGCGGCGGACACCGAGGTGTGCTCGGGGGGGCCGGTGACCTGCCACCCCTCGTACGACCCGTGCGAGACCTGCGCCACCTCGTGCGCCGGCGGGCCCTGGTGCGACTGCCTGCCCTCGGGATGCCCGAAGGCGAGCGTATGCTGCCCCACCTCGTGAACGAAGAATGAGCGATGCCGACGAAGACGCTGGATCCCGAGGCGCTGGCGGTCGAGACCTTCGCCACCACGCCGAGGATCGACGTGGCAGCCGCCGCCGAGGCGCAGGCGAGGGCAAGCGTTCGCACCTCGTGTCCCAACGGCCCGCCGTACTGCACCTGCTGATCGCGCCCACACACGAAAGGAGGGAAGGATGCCGAAGAAGACGCTGGACCCCGACGCGCTGAAGGTGGAGAGCTACGCCACCGCCGCGCCCGCCCCGGCGGCGGACGCCACGCGCGGGCCCGTGGCGACCCGCGTCACCTCGTGCCCCGACGGGCCGCCGCGCTGCACCTGCTGACGGCGGCGATCACCCCAACCCGGAGGGAAGGATGCGGAAGCTTGCGCTGGACGTGAACGGGATCATGGTGGAGTCGTTCCCCACCTCGCGTGCGGACGAAGAGGTGAAGGGCACCATCCGGGCCGCCGAAGGCACGCGGACCGGCGCGTGCGGGACGTGCGTCGGATACACCTGCGCCGGACCGAGCTGCTTCACCTCGTGCGATCCCGGCGGCCCGGACTGCACCTGCCCGCCGCCCCTCTGATCCGAGGCTCCCCGGTCGCCCGCCGGCGGGGCCCACCCGCGCGGCGGCCGATTGCCAACCCTGTGCAAGGAGGGAAGGATGCAGAAGCTGTCGCTGGACGTGGACGATCTCGCGGTGGAGTCGTTCCCCACCGAGGCACCCACCCCCGTCGAGGAAGGGACGGTGCACGCGCAGATGGCCACGCAGCACTGCGTCAGCCGTTTCACCTCGTGCCGCGCGGACATGCGCGACGCCTGCACCTGCCCCGTATAGCGGGCGCGCGGGCGGTGTTCACCACAACCGGAGGTTCGACAATGCGGAAGCTGATGCTGGACGTGGACCGCCTGGCCGTCGAGTCGTGGGCGACCGACGACCGCGCGACGGAGTCGGTGGGCACGGTGGAGGCGAACGAGGCCACGCTGCGGCCCTGCGGCAGCGGCCAGCCGAGCTGCTTCACCTCGTGCCGCGGCGACATGCGCGACGCCTGCACCTGCCCGCCGCCCTGAGCCGGGGCGGAAGGCGTCGCGTGCAATCCCGATCCCGGAGGAGCGGATGAGAAAGGTCAGGCTGGACTTCGACCACCTGCGGGTGGAGTCGTTCGTGGCGGGGCTGCAGGAGCGGCTGGAGGGCGGCACCGTGGAGGCGCGCGCCACCGGCAACACCTGCCAGAGCACCTGCTGGAACACCTGTCCGATGACGTGCAGCCACGAGATCGCGTGCCACAACACCACCTGAGCGCGCGGTGAAGTGCGTGAGCGCGTGAGTGCGGAAGTGCGCCGGATTCGCCCGAGTCCGGCGCACTTTCGCATTGTCTCGCTCTGGATCTGTGTTTCCCGGGCGTGTGCCGAGATGGGGCGGTTAAAACCGCGGCGTAACCGTTCAGTTGGTCGGCAGAATCGTGGGCGCGGGGGTGCCAGCACGCAGGGCTGCGATGGAGCGAGCTACAAAGTCGAGCGGATGAATTCCTTGTTGCTGACAGGTCGCGCTGATCGAGAGGATGCGCTCG includes the following:
- a CDS encoding TMEM175 family protein: MIGRRHVPVGKVERNGFRWRGTEVSRLEALSDAVFGFAITLLVVSLEAPRTYAQLMDTMRGFGTFAACFALLFLVWLHQYRWFRRFGLEDGVTILLNALLLFVIVFFVYPLKFVFGLVVGQLMGLGSVARLPDGRVVEVFTARGQGASMMLVFGAGYVAVFLLFALMYGHAYRRRDALELDEVERYETRDNIRETLLNVAIGITSMLVSVWLGAQWGGVTYMMTGPAMTVHGFISGAGRKRLDRRLAAERAASP
- a CDS encoding aminopeptidase P N-terminal domain-containing protein; this translates as MTMATTLHEIAGTDAPLPFPDDPHGRRRERFLEALGGGVAVLCSAPELIKSRDTEVLYRQDSDFFYLTGFREPGVAVLTPHDPEHRFTLFVRPRDRERETWNGPRAGVEGAKERFGADAAYPLEELETRLKPLLEAAGAIWYALGSDEEMDRRLVPWIREWRLRRARTGKGPSDVMDPAGILDPMRVVKEPAEADLVRRACQLSAQAHVRAMRAVRPGIGEWELANVVDSTFRAAGPDAGPAYPSIVGAGANATILHYVLNQRRAEEGELVLIDAGAEWGMYCGDITRTFPVSGRFTAPQRRVYEAVLRAEEAAIAMVRPGVTIAEIHDATRLRLAEEMVELGLLQGDPQELIDGEEFKRYYMHQTSHWLGLDVHDAGDYRARGGDWLPLRPGMIFTIEPGIYIPADAEGAPAELRGIGVRIEDDVLVTEDGHEVLTRGVPVAPEEIEALVGADAG
- a CDS encoding NifU N-terminal domain-containing protein is translated as MPKPKVRFQETPNPNAGKFTVGRTLVEGRRGVTFASPDAAAGDALAERLFAEPGVASLFVVADFVTVTKEAGAAWADLAPRVQAALREVL